One genomic region from Terriglobus aquaticus encodes:
- a CDS encoding cellulose synthase family protein has translation MTLIYAEPHGLGHYWRTHYAQRTFQGMYRWNWFDVALLIPYFIVMLILAFYGVHRYQLVWLYYRNRKRAQHSSAPPARFAEADLPSVTIQLPIFNEQYVIDRLVDACCRMDYPRDRFEIQVLDDSTDETRDVAAGIVQRYAEGTEGLPPQPIEYIHRTDRHGYKAGALDAGLNTARGELVAIFDADFVPPADWLRRVVDQFADPAVGMVQTRWTHLNRNYSFLTQVEAILLDGHFVLEHGGRSRAGVFFNFNGTAGMWRRKAIEEAGGWQHDTLTEDTDLSYRAQLKGWQFRYLQDVECPAELPIEMTAFKTQQARWAKGLIQTGKKILPRVLNSDAPWHTKLEAWYHLTANISYPLMIVLSTLLMPAMIIRSWQGIWQMLLIDFPLFMASTFSISSFYLVSQKELFPRRWYRTFLYLPFLMALGVGLTITNTKAVLEALFGVQSAFARTPKYRVQKKGEKTQAQKYRKRLGLIPWIELVIGCYFAATVWYAIASENYFTVPFLLLFVLGYWYTGLLSLLQGRFERLGTGSAMHEKPYPVGI, from the coding sequence TTGACGCTGATCTACGCCGAACCCCACGGCCTCGGCCACTACTGGCGAACCCACTATGCTCAGCGAACCTTCCAAGGGATGTACCGCTGGAACTGGTTCGATGTGGCTCTGCTCATCCCGTACTTCATCGTCATGCTGATCCTGGCGTTCTACGGTGTGCATCGTTACCAACTGGTGTGGCTGTACTACCGCAACCGCAAGCGCGCCCAGCACTCCTCCGCTCCGCCCGCCCGCTTTGCAGAAGCCGATCTGCCGTCTGTCACCATTCAGCTTCCCATCTTCAACGAGCAGTACGTGATCGACCGACTCGTCGACGCTTGCTGCCGCATGGATTACCCGCGCGACCGTTTCGAGATCCAGGTTCTGGATGACTCCACCGACGAGACACGGGACGTAGCGGCCGGTATCGTGCAGCGTTACGCCGAGGGAACCGAAGGGCTGCCGCCCCAGCCTATCGAATACATCCACCGTACCGACCGTCACGGCTACAAGGCGGGCGCTCTGGATGCTGGCCTGAACACGGCACGCGGCGAGCTCGTGGCGATCTTCGACGCCGACTTCGTCCCACCCGCCGACTGGCTGCGCCGCGTCGTCGATCAGTTTGCCGACCCCGCGGTAGGCATGGTGCAAACCCGCTGGACACACCTGAACCGCAACTACAGCTTCCTGACCCAGGTCGAAGCGATCCTGCTGGACGGGCACTTCGTGCTCGAGCACGGCGGTCGCTCCCGCGCTGGTGTCTTCTTCAACTTCAACGGCACCGCGGGCATGTGGCGGCGCAAGGCAATCGAAGAAGCCGGCGGCTGGCAGCACGACACGCTCACCGAGGACACCGACCTCTCGTATCGCGCGCAGCTCAAAGGCTGGCAGTTCCGCTATCTGCAAGACGTGGAGTGCCCGGCCGAGCTGCCGATCGAGATGACGGCGTTCAAGACGCAGCAGGCGCGCTGGGCCAAGGGCCTCATCCAGACCGGCAAGAAGATCCTGCCGCGCGTTCTCAACTCCGACGCGCCCTGGCACACCAAGCTGGAAGCCTGGTACCACCTGACCGCCAACATCAGTTACCCGCTCATGATCGTGCTCAGCACGCTGCTCATGCCTGCCATGATCATCCGCTCGTGGCAGGGTATCTGGCAGATGCTGCTCATCGACTTCCCGCTGTTCATGGCCAGCACCTTTTCCATCTCCAGCTTCTACCTGGTTTCTCAGAAGGAGCTCTTTCCCCGGCGCTGGTACCGCACCTTCCTGTATCTGCCGTTTCTCATGGCGCTGGGCGTCGGCCTGACCATCACCAACACCAAAGCAGTGCTGGAAGCTCTTTTCGGCGTGCAGAGTGCTTTTGCGCGCACCCCAAAATATCGAGTTCAGAAGAAGGGCGAGAAGACGCAGGCACAGAAGTACCGCAAGCGTCTCGGCCTGATCCCCTGGATCGAACTGGTCATCGGCTGCTACTTCGCCGCGACCGTCTGGTATGCCATTGCGAGCGAGAACTACTTCACCGTGCCATTCCTTCTGCTGTTCGTATTGGGCTATTGGTATACCGGCCTGCTCAGCCTGCTGCAGGGCAGATTTGAGCGCCTTGGAACCGGCAGCGCCATGCATGAGAAGCCCTATCCCGTCGGCATTTAG